A window from Dromaius novaehollandiae isolate bDroNov1 chromosome 1, bDroNov1.hap1, whole genome shotgun sequence encodes these proteins:
- the NIT2 gene encoding omega-amidase NIT2 isoform X1 gives MQPARGAMANFRLALIQLQVSAVKSDNLQRACGLVKEASAKGAKVVALPECFNSPYGTQYFKEYAEKIPGDSTQKLSEVAKECSIYLVGGSIPEEDGGKLYNTCTVFGPDGAMLAKHRKIHLFDINVPGKIQFKESETLSPGNSFSMFDTPYCKVGLGICYDIRFPELAQIYGQKGCQLLIYPGAFNLTTGPAHWELLQRGRAVDNQVYIATASPARDEKASYVAWGHSTVVNPWGEVIAKADTGETVLYTDIGTHDAAFPSLPNRCESKARKAAARPDYSSLLPCKEAATLGESKVQASFSPGSLIVVTKRNILHESFSFLALLRASCALPSPF, from the exons ATGCAGCCGGCGCGCGGAGCCATGGCCA ACTTCCGTCTGGCACTCATTCAACTTCAGGTATCTGCTGTCAAATCAGATAACCTGCAACGAGCCTGCGGACTGGTAAAAGAAGCATCAGCAAAAGGAGCAAAAGTTGTGGCTCTACCT GAATGTTTTAACTCTCCTTATGGAACCCAGTACTTCAAGGAATATGCAGAGAAGATCCCTGGAGACTCAACACAAAAGCTCTCAGAAGTTGCAAAGGAGTGTAGCATATATCTTGTTGGAG GGTCCATTCCAGAAGAGGATGGTGGAAAGCTGTATAATACATGTACTGTCTTTGGGCCTGATGGTGCTATGTTGGCCAAGCATAGGAAG ATTCATTTGTTTGACATTAATGTTCCCGGGAAGATACAGTTCAAAGAGTCTGAAACACTGAGTCCAGGGAATAGTTTCTCTATGTTTGATACTC CGTACTGTAAAGTGGGCCTGGGCATCTGCTATGATATCAGATTTCCGGAGCTGGCTCAAATCTACGGACAGAAAG GTTGCCAGCTGCTGATATATCCAGGGGCTTTTAATCTGACAACAGGACCAGCTCACTGGGAACTACTACAAAGGGGACG AGCTGTTGATAATCAAGTCTACATAGCTACGGCATCTCCTGCTAGAGATGAAAAAGCATCCTATGTTGCCTGGGGACACAGCACTGTAGTAAACCCATG GGGTGAAGTCATAGCCAAAGCTGACACTGGAGAAACAGTTCTGTACACAGATATAG GTACACATGATGCTgcattcccttcccttcccaatcGATGCGAGAGTaaagcaagaaaagcagcagcaagaccAGATTATTCCAGTCTCCTCCCTTGTAAGGAAGCTGCTACCTTAGGCGAGAGCAAAGTTCAGGCTTCATTCAGCCCTGGCTCCCTCATCGTGGTGACCAAGAGAAACATTCTCCATGAAAGCTTCTCCTTTCTGGCCTTGCTCAGAGCAAGTTGTGCACTTCCCAGTCCTTTTTGA
- the NIT2 gene encoding omega-amidase NIT2 isoform X2: MQPARGAMANFRLALIQLQVSAVKSDNLQRACGLVKEASAKGAKVVALPECFNSPYGTQYFKEYAEKIPGDSTQKLSEVAKECSIYLVGGSIPEEDGGKLYNTCTVFGPDGAMLAKHRKIHLFDINVPGKIQFKESETLSPGNSFSMFDTPYCKVGLGICYDIRFPELAQIYGQKGCQLLIYPGAFNLTTGPAHWELLQRGRAVDNQVYIATASPARDEKASYVAWGHSTVVNPWGEVIAKADTGETVLYTDIDLKKLAEIRQQIPILSQKRYDLYGVEMKK; encoded by the exons ATGCAGCCGGCGCGCGGAGCCATGGCCA ACTTCCGTCTGGCACTCATTCAACTTCAGGTATCTGCTGTCAAATCAGATAACCTGCAACGAGCCTGCGGACTGGTAAAAGAAGCATCAGCAAAAGGAGCAAAAGTTGTGGCTCTACCT GAATGTTTTAACTCTCCTTATGGAACCCAGTACTTCAAGGAATATGCAGAGAAGATCCCTGGAGACTCAACACAAAAGCTCTCAGAAGTTGCAAAGGAGTGTAGCATATATCTTGTTGGAG GGTCCATTCCAGAAGAGGATGGTGGAAAGCTGTATAATACATGTACTGTCTTTGGGCCTGATGGTGCTATGTTGGCCAAGCATAGGAAG ATTCATTTGTTTGACATTAATGTTCCCGGGAAGATACAGTTCAAAGAGTCTGAAACACTGAGTCCAGGGAATAGTTTCTCTATGTTTGATACTC CGTACTGTAAAGTGGGCCTGGGCATCTGCTATGATATCAGATTTCCGGAGCTGGCTCAAATCTACGGACAGAAAG GTTGCCAGCTGCTGATATATCCAGGGGCTTTTAATCTGACAACAGGACCAGCTCACTGGGAACTACTACAAAGGGGACG AGCTGTTGATAATCAAGTCTACATAGCTACGGCATCTCCTGCTAGAGATGAAAAAGCATCCTATGTTGCCTGGGGACACAGCACTGTAGTAAACCCATG GGGTGAAGTCATAGCCAAAGCTGACACTGGAGAAACAGTTCTGTACACAGATATAG aTCTGAAGAAGCTTGCAGAAATCCGTCAACAAATCCCTATTTTGAGCCAGAAGCGTTATGATCTGTATGGTGTAGAGATGAAAAAGTGA